From Nematostella vectensis chromosome 14, jaNemVect1.1, whole genome shotgun sequence, a single genomic window includes:
- the LOC116602257 gene encoding ralBP1-associated Eps domain-containing protein 1 isoform X4 — MVMPVAINQPIQQVYQPNHPQHIPPQNPVATHWQQQQPLPVRLPPPPGPAQHPVVAPQQYQATPQHPQAQYQPYQPHPPQGYFPGVHYTHGVPGQVPGAIGAPYIHQPRHPQHVLVRSQSLPEEPVPQGRGPPPAPQSPPGRGPPQDQQMWVAHQPPPQPQDQVEAGNWVGESNGAASQQTWVPGSTATQHPMESYWAAFSGSPPTPEKPQQWDDSSDHSDHSSSDEELDRSSSPVLCGEEGEGLLRAPSLTSFAESTSSVEDEGEEDVWVIQHEQRDYYATQFRKLQPGEDGVIKGPKARDFFLKSNLPTETLSKIWHLSDINKDNALHLEEFCIAMHLVVAIRHGLDLPPTLPPTLLNFRASEEEEDPFNVSMTAAPTSPRQKENSVGEHIEASIEEQSHSPRSASLKREHNRRQDLSRPRSLSDPNYTEEPHDHSRKISSPVPPTSGTTQPEGASAIVPPLPLSPGPHIGIERPRASAKISLLDSAPGQLLPPPSGKFAREAIKESDSDSDTSDSSPPTSPTQQSPLETTPVLPLPEKVTPEPGTTTPPSPPPDSPKSVAPPALRSTAEKVVMRQQRKSGERPRSAGDVNHIVPMDDSTPGSTTPSDGSQGSHGQKDPPPPPPPRNKRGHSRSSSLDLNKLFAAKAKEAKENRAASTSSPTSSHSSQNSETVLAERPDTSQKHEPKGGASEETPRSPVQASEEQNFADFSRFDSFVNAQSSDGTSSGQSMVRSHRRSQSLDQNLDFIPKQPRKNTFEGSTSPRGNQEALPRPVPRVKPASPPPVKLTIRRPDRSSEKDKEKERKLNTEPPKVVVKPLTKESKLQTSIRDLKEKNLALSRLNSELQQEVKQVMEWRIALELKLERLKPFNPK; from the exons ATGGTCATGCCTGTAGCAATAAACCAGCCTATTCAACAG GTCTACCAGCCAAACCATCCTCAGCACATTCCGCCGCAAAACCCAGTGGCAACTCACTGGCAGCAACAGCAACCACTGCCTGTAAGGCTACCGCCCCCTCCTGGCCCCGCCCAACACCCAGTAGTGGCACCCCAACAGTATCAAGCCACCCCACAACACCCTCAAGCCCAGTATCAACCCTACCAGCCCCACCCACCACAGGGGTACTTTCCAGGCGTGCATTACACTCATGGAGTCCCAGGCCAG GTCCCTGGTGCTATAGGTGCACCGTACATACATCAGCCAAGACATCCCCAGCATGTCCTAGTGCGCAGCCAGTCACTCCCAGAAGAGCCTGTCCCCCAAGGGCGGGgcccaccccctgcaccccagAGTCCCCCAGGGCGGGGCCCACCCCAGGACCAGCAGATGTGGGTAGCACATCAGCCGCCACCacagccacaagaccaagttGAAG CAGGTAACTGGGTTGGTGAAAGTAATGGTGCTGCGTCCCAGCAGACCTGGGTACCGGGTAGTACTGCCACCCAACACCCCATGGAGAGCTACTGGGCAGCATTTAGTGGCAGCCCCCCAACCCCTGAGAAACCCCAACAATGGGACGACTCATCAGACCACTCTGATCACAGCTCAAGTGATGAGGAACTGGACCGAAGCAGCTCACCTGTGCTGTGCGGtgaagagggggaggggcttttAAG GGCACCGTCGCTGACCAGTTTTGCTGAAAGCACAAGCAGTGTGGAAGATGAGGGAGAAGAAGATGTGTGGGTGATCCAGCATGAGCAAAGAGATTACTACGCTACACAATTTAGAAAACTACAGCCTGGGGAAGATGGAGTCATCAAAG GTCCTAAAGCAAGAGATTTCTTCTTGAAATCTAACTTGCCGACCGAAACTTTATCCAAGATATG GCACCTTTCAGATATCAATAAAGACAATGCACTTCACCTGGAGGAGTTTTGTATAGCAATGCATCTGGTAGTTGCTATAAGACATGGGCTGGACCTGCCCCCAACACTACCCCCAACGTTACTGAACTTTAGGGCCAGCGAGGAAGAGGAAG ATCCATTCAATGTTTCCATGACAGCAGCCCCAACGTCACCAAGGCAAAAAGAGAACAGTGTTGGGGAACACATAGAGGCTTCAATTGAG GAACAGTCTCACTCCCCTCGTTCAGCCTCACTCAAAAGGGAACACAACCGACGGCAAGATTTATCTCGGCCGCGCTCCCTCTCAGACCCAAACTACACAGAGGAGCCTCATGACCATTCAAGGAAAATCTCCAGCCCCGTCCCACCAACCTCTGGTACAACTCAACCGGAGGGTGCTTCAGCAATAGTCCCACCTCTTCCGCTAAGCCCCGGTCCACACATAGGCATAGAGAGACCAAGAGCATCAGCAAAGATCTCCCTCCTGGATAGTGCACCAGGCCAGCTGCTGCCACCACCGTCTGGGAAGTTTGCGCGTGAGGCCATCAAAGAGTCAGACTCAGACTCTGATACCTCTGACAGCTCACCCCCAACATCACCCACACAACAGAGCCCTCTTGAGACCACGCCTGTTTTGCCGCTACCAGAGAAAGTCACCCCAGAGCCTGGTACAACAACACCACCCTCGCCGCCTCCTGACTCCCCGAAGAGTGTGGCACCTCCTGCGCTAAGGTCCACTGCAGAGAAGGTGGTCATGAGACAACAACGCAAGAGTGGAGAGAGACCACGATCAGCTGGTGATGTCAATCATATTGTCCCAATGGATGATAGCACCCCTGGGTCGACCACGCCTAGTGATGGTAGCCAGGGGTCCCACGGCCAGAAGGACCCACCTCCACCACCTCCTCCCAGGAACAAGAGGGGTCACTCTAGGTCCTCATCACTTGACCTCAATAAGCTATTTGCTGCTAAAGCCAAGGAGGCGAAGGAGAACAGAG CTGCAAGCACATCCTCTCCAACGTCCAGTCACTCGAGCCAG AACAGTGAGACAGTACTTGCTGAAAGACCCGACACCTCACAGAAACATGAACCCAAAGGGGGGGCATCCGAGGAGACCCCACGCTCACCAGTACAGGCATCAGAAGAGCAGAATTTTGCCGATTTTAGCCGATTTGATAGTTTTGTTAACGCTCAGTCCAGCGATGGCACGTCTTCTGGTCAGAGCATGGTGAGATCTCACCGGCGGTCACAGTCACTTGATCAGAATCTG GATTTCATACCCAAGCAACCAAGGAAAAACACTTTCGAAG GGAGCACTTCCCCTCGCGGAAACCAAGAAGCTTTACCTCGCCCTGTGCCCAGAGTG AAACCAGCAAGCCCACCTCCTGTTAAGCTGACAATTCGAAGACCTGATCGCAGCAGTGAAAAAGacaaagagaaagagagaaagCTCAACACAGAACCCCCAAAAGTCGTCGTCAA GCCTCTAACGAAGGAGAGCAAGCTCCAAACGTCGATTCGTGACCTAAAGGAGAAGAACCTGGCTCTGTCACGGCTAAACAGCGAGCTGCAGCAAGAGGTTAAACAA GTTATGGAATGGAGGATAGCTCTAGAGCTGAAGCTTGAACGCCTCAAGCCATTCAACCCCAAATAA
- the LOC116602257 gene encoding ralBP1-associated Eps domain-containing protein 1 isoform X5 — protein MPVAINQPIQQVYQPNHPQHIPPQNPVATHWQQQQPLPVRLPPPPGPAQHPVVAPQQYQATPQHPQAQYQPYQPHPPQGYFPGVHYTHGVPGQVPGAIGAPYIHQPRHPQHVLVRSQSLPEEPVPQGRGPPPAPQSPPGRGPPQDQQMWVAHQPPPQPQDQVEAGNWVGESNGAASQQTWVPGSTATQHPMESYWAAFSGSPPTPEKPQQWDDSSDHSDHSSSDEELDRSSSPVLCGEEGEGLLRAPSLTSFAESTSSVEDEGEEDVWVIQHEQRDYYATQFRKLQPGEDGVIKGPKARDFFLKSNLPTETLSKIWHLSDINKDNALHLEEFCIAMHLVVAIRHGLDLPPTLPPTLLNFRASEEEEDPFNVSMTAAPTSPRQKENSVGEHIEASIEEQSHSPRSASLKREHNRRQDLSRPRSLSDPNYTEEPHDHSRKISSPVPPTSGTTQPEGASAIVPPLPLSPGPHIGIERPRASAKISLLDSAPGQLLPPPSGKFAREAIKESDSDSDTSDSSPPTSPTQQSPLETTPVLPLPEKVTPEPGTTTPPSPPPDSPKSVAPPALRSTAEKVVMRQQRKSGERPRSAGDVNHIVPMDDSTPGSTTPSDGSQGSHGQKDPPPPPPPRNKRGHSRSSSLDLNKLFAAKAKEAKENRAASTSSPTSSHSSQNSETVLAERPDTSQKHEPKGGASEETPRSPVQASEEQNFADFSRFDSFVNAQSSDGTSSGQSMVRSHRRSQSLDQNLDFIPKQPRKNTFEGSTSPRGNQEALPRPVPRVKPASPPPVKLTIRRPDRSSEKDKEKERKLNTEPPKVVVKPLTKESKLQTSIRDLKEKNLALSRLNSELQQEVKQVMEWRIALELKLERLKPFNPK, from the exons ATGCCTGTAGCAATAAACCAGCCTATTCAACAG GTCTACCAGCCAAACCATCCTCAGCACATTCCGCCGCAAAACCCAGTGGCAACTCACTGGCAGCAACAGCAACCACTGCCTGTAAGGCTACCGCCCCCTCCTGGCCCCGCCCAACACCCAGTAGTGGCACCCCAACAGTATCAAGCCACCCCACAACACCCTCAAGCCCAGTATCAACCCTACCAGCCCCACCCACCACAGGGGTACTTTCCAGGCGTGCATTACACTCATGGAGTCCCAGGCCAG GTCCCTGGTGCTATAGGTGCACCGTACATACATCAGCCAAGACATCCCCAGCATGTCCTAGTGCGCAGCCAGTCACTCCCAGAAGAGCCTGTCCCCCAAGGGCGGGgcccaccccctgcaccccagAGTCCCCCAGGGCGGGGCCCACCCCAGGACCAGCAGATGTGGGTAGCACATCAGCCGCCACCacagccacaagaccaagttGAAG CAGGTAACTGGGTTGGTGAAAGTAATGGTGCTGCGTCCCAGCAGACCTGGGTACCGGGTAGTACTGCCACCCAACACCCCATGGAGAGCTACTGGGCAGCATTTAGTGGCAGCCCCCCAACCCCTGAGAAACCCCAACAATGGGACGACTCATCAGACCACTCTGATCACAGCTCAAGTGATGAGGAACTGGACCGAAGCAGCTCACCTGTGCTGTGCGGtgaagagggggaggggcttttAAG GGCACCGTCGCTGACCAGTTTTGCTGAAAGCACAAGCAGTGTGGAAGATGAGGGAGAAGAAGATGTGTGGGTGATCCAGCATGAGCAAAGAGATTACTACGCTACACAATTTAGAAAACTACAGCCTGGGGAAGATGGAGTCATCAAAG GTCCTAAAGCAAGAGATTTCTTCTTGAAATCTAACTTGCCGACCGAAACTTTATCCAAGATATG GCACCTTTCAGATATCAATAAAGACAATGCACTTCACCTGGAGGAGTTTTGTATAGCAATGCATCTGGTAGTTGCTATAAGACATGGGCTGGACCTGCCCCCAACACTACCCCCAACGTTACTGAACTTTAGGGCCAGCGAGGAAGAGGAAG ATCCATTCAATGTTTCCATGACAGCAGCCCCAACGTCACCAAGGCAAAAAGAGAACAGTGTTGGGGAACACATAGAGGCTTCAATTGAG GAACAGTCTCACTCCCCTCGTTCAGCCTCACTCAAAAGGGAACACAACCGACGGCAAGATTTATCTCGGCCGCGCTCCCTCTCAGACCCAAACTACACAGAGGAGCCTCATGACCATTCAAGGAAAATCTCCAGCCCCGTCCCACCAACCTCTGGTACAACTCAACCGGAGGGTGCTTCAGCAATAGTCCCACCTCTTCCGCTAAGCCCCGGTCCACACATAGGCATAGAGAGACCAAGAGCATCAGCAAAGATCTCCCTCCTGGATAGTGCACCAGGCCAGCTGCTGCCACCACCGTCTGGGAAGTTTGCGCGTGAGGCCATCAAAGAGTCAGACTCAGACTCTGATACCTCTGACAGCTCACCCCCAACATCACCCACACAACAGAGCCCTCTTGAGACCACGCCTGTTTTGCCGCTACCAGAGAAAGTCACCCCAGAGCCTGGTACAACAACACCACCCTCGCCGCCTCCTGACTCCCCGAAGAGTGTGGCACCTCCTGCGCTAAGGTCCACTGCAGAGAAGGTGGTCATGAGACAACAACGCAAGAGTGGAGAGAGACCACGATCAGCTGGTGATGTCAATCATATTGTCCCAATGGATGATAGCACCCCTGGGTCGACCACGCCTAGTGATGGTAGCCAGGGGTCCCACGGCCAGAAGGACCCACCTCCACCACCTCCTCCCAGGAACAAGAGGGGTCACTCTAGGTCCTCATCACTTGACCTCAATAAGCTATTTGCTGCTAAAGCCAAGGAGGCGAAGGAGAACAGAG CTGCAAGCACATCCTCTCCAACGTCCAGTCACTCGAGCCAG AACAGTGAGACAGTACTTGCTGAAAGACCCGACACCTCACAGAAACATGAACCCAAAGGGGGGGCATCCGAGGAGACCCCACGCTCACCAGTACAGGCATCAGAAGAGCAGAATTTTGCCGATTTTAGCCGATTTGATAGTTTTGTTAACGCTCAGTCCAGCGATGGCACGTCTTCTGGTCAGAGCATGGTGAGATCTCACCGGCGGTCACAGTCACTTGATCAGAATCTG GATTTCATACCCAAGCAACCAAGGAAAAACACTTTCGAAG GGAGCACTTCCCCTCGCGGAAACCAAGAAGCTTTACCTCGCCCTGTGCCCAGAGTG AAACCAGCAAGCCCACCTCCTGTTAAGCTGACAATTCGAAGACCTGATCGCAGCAGTGAAAAAGacaaagagaaagagagaaagCTCAACACAGAACCCCCAAAAGTCGTCGTCAA GCCTCTAACGAAGGAGAGCAAGCTCCAAACGTCGATTCGTGACCTAAAGGAGAAGAACCTGGCTCTGTCACGGCTAAACAGCGAGCTGCAGCAAGAGGTTAAACAA GTTATGGAATGGAGGATAGCTCTAGAGCTGAAGCTTGAACGCCTCAAGCCATTCAACCCCAAATAA